One genomic window of Bacillus mycoides includes the following:
- a CDS encoding amino acid permease codes for MANKELKRGLEARHIQMIALGGTIGVGLFMGSASTIKWTGPSVMLAYAIAGVFIFFIMRAMGEMLYMEPSTGSFATFGHKYIHPLAGYMTAWSNWFQWVIVGMSEIIAVGAYMKYWFPDLPAWIPGVIAMVILGAANLISVKSFGEFEFWFAMIKIVTILLMIIAGFGLIFFGIGNGGEAIGISNLWKNGGFFTGGFSGFFFALSLVVGAYQGVELIGITAGEAKDPKKTLTRAIQSTIWRILIFYIGAIFVIVTVYPWDQLSSIGSPFVATFAKVGITAAAGLINFVVITAAMSGCNSGIYSAGRMLYTLGVNGQAPKYFAKISKNGVPLFGTVGVIVGLAVGVVLSYIAPKNLFVYVYSASVLPGMVPWFVILISQMRFRKEKGAEMKDHPFKMPFAPVTNYLTIAFLIMVLIGMWFNDDTRISLIVGIVFLAIVTISFYAFGIGKRAPLEVQNDQEISSK; via the coding sequence GTGGCAAACAAAGAATTGAAACGAGGTTTAGAAGCACGTCATATTCAAATGATTGCTTTAGGCGGAACAATTGGTGTTGGTTTGTTTATGGGGTCAGCCAGCACGATTAAATGGACAGGTCCGTCAGTAATGCTTGCATATGCAATCGCAGGTGTTTTTATCTTCTTCATTATGCGTGCCATGGGAGAAATGTTGTATATGGAGCCAAGCACAGGTTCATTTGCGACATTTGGTCACAAGTATATTCATCCATTAGCTGGTTATATGACGGCATGGAGTAACTGGTTCCAGTGGGTTATCGTTGGGATGTCAGAGATTATCGCAGTTGGAGCGTATATGAAATATTGGTTCCCGGATTTACCAGCTTGGATACCAGGTGTTATCGCGATGGTTATTCTTGGTGCGGCTAACTTAATTTCGGTTAAGTCATTTGGTGAATTTGAATTTTGGTTTGCAATGATTAAAATTGTTACGATTTTATTAATGATTATTGCCGGATTCGGTCTCATTTTCTTCGGAATTGGGAACGGAGGAGAAGCAATTGGTATATCTAATCTGTGGAAAAATGGTGGTTTCTTTACAGGTGGTTTTTCAGGATTCTTCTTTGCGCTATCACTTGTAGTTGGGGCATATCAAGGTGTGGAATTAATCGGGATTACTGCTGGTGAAGCGAAAGATCCGAAGAAGACACTTACAAGAGCAATTCAAAGTACAATTTGGCGTATTTTAATTTTCTATATTGGTGCTATTTTCGTTATTGTAACTGTTTATCCTTGGGATCAATTAAGTTCAATTGGTAGTCCGTTCGTAGCGACTTTTGCGAAGGTCGGTATTACGGCAGCTGCTGGACTTATTAACTTCGTTGTTATTACAGCGGCAATGTCTGGTTGTAACAGTGGTATTTATAGTGCAGGACGTATGCTTTATACGTTAGGTGTAAATGGACAAGCACCAAAATACTTTGCGAAAATTTCTAAAAATGGTGTACCTTTATTCGGTACAGTTGGTGTAATTGTCGGTTTAGCGGTTGGTGTTGTTTTAAGTTATATAGCGCCAAAAAACTTATTCGTATATGTATATAGTGCGAGTGTACTTCCTGGTATGGTACCATGGTTTGTTATTTTAATTAGTCAAATGCGTTTTAGAAAAGAAAAAGGAGCAGAGATGAAAGATCATCCATTCAAAATGCCGTTTGCTCCTGTTACAAACTATTTAACAATTGCCTTTTTAATTATGGTATTAATCGGTATGTGGTTTAACGATGATACTCGTATTTCACTAATTGTAGGTATTGTTTTCTTAGCTATCGTAACAATTAGTTTCTATGCTTTCGGAATAGGGAAGAGAGCTCCGTTAGAAGTTCAAAATGATCAAGAGATTTCAAGTAAATAA